Genomic DNA from Lactuca sativa cultivar Salinas chromosome 8, Lsat_Salinas_v11, whole genome shotgun sequence:
ACTCCTTGgaattaacatttttaaaataatgcatttttgccttggactcggcgagttgatggaccaactcgccgagtaggagcgggataagacgcggggactgaactttggactcggcgagtcggttctcggactcaacgagtagaccctatttgggcaaaaaccctaatccgggtgtttgcaccctatttaaacgctctatcttggcctcctttgtccttaacacttccagagagctgaagAGCGATACCCTAGCCCCCattttgttcttgagagtgattttggctttgtgaagaaggtttggagcttagaagaagaagaaagaggttgtagtgtgcaaggaggggaggtagatccgaaatctacactgcaagaggcttccattcaggtagaaaagcccctaccttgatcactagttctttagattcccttttgtccctaaaatggtggttttcaagccctaaaacaccatactccttgtgtttgtgcttaatgatccgaaaggacttcaaATCTAGACATTATGGAcatattagaagtataaagtttctGTGGTTggagtgattgaggtccccattgggtgtatgacctcataaaaagCTTGaatttgccttttggagcttgtaaggccatgcatgcacgtaaagtttgcaactttatgtgataagcatgccctaggaacatagatctatggttttgaagcgttgcatgtctcagatttggtctatatgggaaatgggtcaagggactcggcgagtcccaaagtggaacttggcgagtcccaaagtggaacccgtcgagttctatgaagatggccttagactcggcgggttggatgaacaactcggcgagttcataggactcgacgagttgttcttcaaactcggcgagtccgatgaactgttactgattgagaggggtttaagtgttggaggtccaacccttcgtatctgcatgCAAAATTAGCAATTtagcgtgtagcaatagtcccagaaacccaagtagtgagttaagggtgactcagtgagtgggagtGAGTGGGAAGAAGGACTTGTTGAGTAGGACCgagttagtaggagaaggactcggtgagtctatgctATGACtgggcgagtccagtcaactggaagttgactttgaccaaggagttgaccttggaccaggggaggGTCACtaatttgacctaagggtatttatgagtgtctaatctatgttcatgatttatagccggaggattaccggttcagcagtcaggcgctcagcaagcagactttcagcagctactttcgaggtgagttaccttccagtagcagtgggtctacggccacaatgccggcccaccagtaggagttgtatgattggatgattgtctctgtgatattcatctagggttgctactacctgtgttatgtttatgtgctagtatgatatgatgctatgtgctagtgacagtaggggagatagtccccggtttaccggtcgatagggccgaaggggcagtcatgcccaaccatgctagatagattatgtgatatgtgttatatggtagtagtagggggtgaaatagtccccaatatccggtcgagaggaccgaagaggagaccagcacccatatatgctagttagtatccggtcgagaagaccgaaggggaggccagcacccagatatgctagctaatatccggtcgagatgaccgaaggggtaggtcgggcacccatatatgcctgacaatatatatttgatatgtggttatatggtatgttcgtgcttacggtttttagttgttgtttcaggtacctcttcagccaaggggaaggagctggcgcggtagcgacattgtttttccgcactatgagacattctgggatttgtactctgatattattatgatttatgttTTGGTTTACAGACATgagacatgttttattaaatgatatggtcgaatgatattttgttacaaacgtttgcaaatcacttaattaaaaatgaaatttttggcccgtatttttGGGCGTTACATCGCAACTTCGCCTACACTATATTATGTTAGATTTCACATATAGaagtaataatatatatatatatatatatatatatatatatatatatatatatatatatatatatatatatatatatatatatatatatatatatatatatatatatatatatatatatatatgagcctTACTAATTTACCATAGATTTTATCAACGGCCCAAGGACTATTTATGTAACTAAAAATTTCTTCCTTCTTTTCTTTCAACCCGACACCAAAAAGAACAAGATAAGGTGTTAGAAAAATGAGGAAATCGATTCTACCGACTACTGAGGCAAATCCTTGAAACTATGGTAAAGACGTAAAGTTGAAATGAAAGTATGAAACAATCGAAGTTAAACCCACATGAGGTCGGATTTCTTTGAGCTTCAAAATCTAAAAAACCCTAAATTGTTCTTCTAATGAGGAAGACAATGTGCTCGTCTTCCTCTGCATCCAACTTCCTGCCTCTTCATCTCCCTAGTAGAAATCGCCTCTTTCTTAAATTTTCACTTCCATTTCCAATTTTAAACGATGAAGGTGTTTTCAGACAcgcaaaccctagaagacgaaggTTAATGTCTCTATCTGCTTCAATTACCCGTGATAACCTCGAATTGTCGTCTTCTAATAGACGGGATGCTGAAGACTACAATGGTTGGGCGATTCTTGAAGAATCTGAAAGTCCAAAGAAACACAAAAAAGGTAGAACGTTTAAACCCTAGTATTCCCCCCTTGCTGAAAGCTCCATTTACTTTGCGTCCGAAACAAGCTACTTATATGGAGTTTGATCTATTTCAAAGCAATTAGATAACTGCATTGAATCCTGCTGTACTTCTAAACTTCTAAACTTCAAAACTTCAAAACTTCAAAACTTGTGAAATTTTACTGGGTAAGTCATTCGTGAATCAGGATTGCCTACATTTCTACTGTTTGGTATCGGGACCTCAGTTGTGGCTTTACTCGCTGTGTTCGCTCATTTTACTCTATCAAGAAAAGGTAAATAACTAAACATTACTCTTTTCTATCACTCCTATTAGTTTGAATCAGAGGATTGTGTTTCTACTTTCTAGCTGCTGGATGATGCGATCTTTTGGGAATAATTTCTTTTCAGGTTACGTTTTGCGATTCAACACCCCATTTCATGTCTCTGTTGATCATAAATCATCGAGTTCAGAAGATACATCAGAGGTAGATGAAGCTGTTACTAAGCCATTGATGGAAACCGTTTCTGAAGAAGTTGATGCAACAACAGAAGAAGGTACACAACTACACATCATAATTCCTAGATTGTTTCATTGATCATATATTCATAACAGAATATGCATACATGTTGTTCATCATTTATTTACATTACAGTAATTGATcatattaagaagggaaaagaaaAGCCTGGAAGAGTAGTAGTTTCAGTTTCTGCAGATACTACTCAACAAGAAGCTTTATTGTGGTTAAAGAATCTGAAGGTATTGTGTtgtatagtttttccaaaaatataaattaattaattgataaataactCTGAATAACCTGTCATTAAAGTACACAGATAATTGAAGATGAAGTCATGGCAGATGAGTTATGTTCTAGGAGAGAATATGCAAGATGGCTGATTCTACTCAACTCCAGACTTGAAAGGTAATCAACTCatgatttattttctataattcgttttttaaataattaatttatacataatatttttttttcggGATTCAGAAATCCAAAGAATAGGATATCCCCATATGTTTCATTAGCTGGATCCACCATTAATGCTTTTGATGACATTAAGAGTGAAGATCCTGATTTTGTTTACATTCAAGGTAAGATTAAAATTGctaatattataattaattaattatacatgtattttccctcaaaatattaatattttttattttgttttgaataTTTGGACAATAGCTCTTGCTGAAGCTGGTGTTGTTCTGAGCAAGCTGTCCAGTAAAAACTTAACTTCTGATCTGGATACAAGTTTTTTCCCAGAAAGGTATTATTTTTTaacataatttatttaaaattttctttttacattttATTTATCTTATTTTGTTTCTAGATTTATATCACGCGAGGATCTTATTGGTTGGAGAGCTAAACTAGAATACCAAGTTATGGCAGGATTAAACGAAGAGGTAGGAATAATATAagatcatttaattaattaattaattaattaattttttgtttttttttttaagaactgACATTTTTACAGTCCAGATATTAAGGAACAAAATAGGGTTTCTGGATGCAAGGGAGCTGAAGTCAGATGTATTGCCACCTCTTTTCATGGACATGATGGCTGATGACAAAAGCATAATGAGAAAAGTTTTtggtttttttcttttctaatctCTCTCACATGCATTGAATTATTAtcataaatgaccattttacccttcttaaATACATAGAGTAAATTTCACTAGTCTTCAAGCAATTACTACACATCCAAGACACAATTATGTATCGTAAAGGGTAATATGGTAAAATGCAGTGTCCATGTGATAAAGTTAAAAAGGAGCACCTCTATATGagtaaattaccatt
This window encodes:
- the LOC111899947 gene encoding uncharacterized protein LOC111899947; the protein is MRKTMCSSSSASNFLPLHLPSRNRLFLKFSLPFPILNDEGVFRHANPRRRRLMSLSASITRDNLELSSSNRRDAEDYNGWAILEESESPKKHKKGLPTFLLFGIGTSVVALLAVFAHFTLSRKGYVLRFNTPFHVSVDHKSSSSEDTSEVDEAVTKPLMETVSEEVDATTEEVIDHIKKGKEKPGRVVVSVSADTTQQEALLWLKNLKIIEDEVMADELCSRREYARWLILLNSRLERNPKNRISPYVSLAGSTINAFDDIKSEDPDFVYIQALAEAGVVLSKLSSKNLTSDLDTSFFPERFISREDLIGWRAKLEYQVMAGLNEEILRNKIGFLDARELKSDVLPPLFMDMMADDKSIMRKVFGQVKRFQPGKPCTKAQAAVALTGGKFTKLIHQEFSKLKSENSSRNFAIEEIKSELLERGEIQRFWEKKIQDEKRHRLEVEAAYFKTLKDLENQKINQDNAVNAYLKEIAALDCQKQLLLSLEKEVDEMNERLSYERKNFVDEKQKTRSNVGELEVKYERILDTKSILEAELEALRILRSWIEDEAKKGQARTKVLEEVGRRWKWGNR